The window ACCAGCTCAGGGACTACCTCCGACAGTACCACATCAAGTGTGATGGGGCCTGCGCTGTTTGACAGTCCAAAGCAGGCCTCGTATTGTGGAAGGCAAAGAAAGGACAAGCAAAGGCAGGCTCTCTTGGCAAAGAGGCAAACATATTGACGTTGAGTTCCAAACAGTCTCGCTGGTGAAGATCTGCTGTTGAGGTCTAAAAGGTGAAGAACTGGAGAGTTCTTTAAGATGTTTGTTTATCTGGATGCATCAAGAGGGAGAACAACTAAAGTCCCTTCTCTAAAGGTCTGAATCGCTATACTATAGGACCAATTGGACAAAATGTGTATTCCTTCAGTTCAAAGAGATGGTTCCAAACCTTGGATTTATGCTATCTGCCTTTAGGATAGCTACTGGAACCAAGGTCAAGGTACACGGAGACTAAAATGGCACACATGCCCCCAACACTTATTTTGCAATGTTAACTCTTGAAGTTGGAGCATTTTCCCCTTTTGACTTCAATTCAATGCGAGAGAaccattttcaatgttttcctgAAACGAGCCAGTAGAGAGACTGAAACTGCATTTAGTAAATCTTGTTAATTCTTTATCAACTTTCTAACGAGACAACATTTAAGAACTCTTAAAAAGTTGAAAAGAGTGGTCCTCTCTAACTTTGCCATATAAATCCTGTTAAACTTGGTTAAAATCTAACAAACCACAAGGTTCTAGCCACACCTCCCTCAAAAGACGGAGGCTGTCAACCATATTAACCTCCTTGTGTAAAGTTAAGTCGGACAATCATGAGACGAGAGGACTACTTTTATctactattaaaaaaaatgagttCAATTACTCTGTGGCAGTGTCTGTGAGACAAATAGACACATGGGgacagaaaaggagaaattgGTGATAACTTGGTAGGCGTGTTGTCTATGTATGGCTTTAAACAGTTCTTCTTAACAAACATGGCCTCTTATGAAGAGGAATTGAACCCATTCAATGGGACTGCATTCTTCTCTGCAGCCACAAGATGGTGGAACAATTGCACGGATCAGAGCTTGAGGGAAGGCTGTCTGCTTCGCTTCTCTTTCCTCAATTTAGCTGCTTCTTTACTGTTCAGTCTCAGCTGAGGTCTTCTGTAAATGAATCAGTCGCCTATACTCATTTCACAAGAATTGCAATTGGAAGACTGTTAACATGTTGGAGTTATGGTGGCTTTAAAAGCTTAACGCATTGCAAATAAAgtaataatgcaaaaaaaaacaaaaaaacacaggcaaatgaaaacaaacaaccaaataCAGAAATGCTGTAAGTCAAACAGAGCAGAACAGAATCATTTCTCAGAATTTCCAATATTTTTATAGTTAGCCTTTTGTTTACAGATGAAATCTGATTAATGCAATCAGaatacataaaaaggaaaacattgttttgtttctgtaactGTATTTGAAACGGTTTTCTTCAATTTAGTGCTGTTCTgagatgttattatttttctatatttctaGAAAATATATGTTGTACTTCAAATGCTGCACAAATTGATGACAATGGTATCTGTAGTTGCTTGTATTTTCTCTATTTGCATATGTTTCCTTAAGCTGCACTACTCCAAACTCTCAAGGCCACTGTATGGACTCGAGTACAGTATACCATAGGATGAAGCAGTTTTCTCAAAATGCCCCTTGAGGCATATATTGTATTCACTGCACTGATACACAAACCAATAAATGCCATTTACACTGCTTCTGTTGTTGGACTGtcttagtttttttgttgtcatttctaGACCAATTTAACGGTGCAGCTCAAGTCATGCTTATTATCCATCCATGCCTGTTCATGCTGCAGCTGAGGGCGGTGTCACAGTCCGACAGGCTAATGGTATGGAAAATGCTGCTTTTGAAGTAAGGCTCTGAAAACAATTCATCCCGCTTTCTGCAAAGGACACCTCTAAATGCCAGCGCTCCAGCCGAGCAAATGAACAGATAAGGACATGAAAAAGATTATTTCCCCCCTCATAAGTGTACTGGAATTCAGATTTTTGTGTGTCATTCAGCCTCCCTCCAAACACCAGTGTAAATCTGCCCTCTGGTTACACGTATGAATACAAAGCAGTGCATGGAATATTCATCATACGGTCAATAGGTTTTCAGGCACCAAAAATTTTGTGTCAGTACTTTTTAGATGTCAGCGTTTTACTTCTACATGCCGAAGTAGTAAGGCTGGTTTGCTGTTTGACTggttcttttacattttttgtgaatttcatttttactgttaAGGATTAGAATTAGGGCTGGTTTGGGCCACAAGGATACATATTTGCCACAAAACGGAGCTAATTTATGTCTTAAAGTGATTCATTCAAGCCTTACATTTCAGCAACAGTTACCTCAGGCTATCTCCAAACATAGATGAAAACAACTAAAGAGTCGATATGTAGGAAAGTTTAAATCCTATGTAGGTACTTCAGTCTCAGGATCATTTTTGtgtgcatgctggctcactgtcaTATTGTTATGAATTACAGGGACATAGCCATTGGTATCCTTTGCCTTTCCTACAATGACTTTCCCACTAACTTTCCTAGTAActattatatttctttaaaatacacacatacatacatacatacatacatacatacatacatacatacatacatacatacatacatacatacatacatacatacatacatacatacatatatacatacatacatacatacatacatacacacacacacacacatacatacatacatacatacatacatacacacacacacacacacacacacacacacacacacacacacacacacacacacacacacacacacacacacacacacatacacacatacacatacatacatacatacatacatacatacatacatacatacatacatacatacatacatacaagtTTTCTTGTATGATCATGTTAGCCAGCAACAATTTtcagattagattagatttacaATATATTTGATATCCAAATCTGAGATTTTAGCTCATCCTAGGCTATTTTATACAGTCATATGTAGCGTAAAATATCAAGCCAGTTGTACATGTACATCTTCACACCGTGACTCTTAAACCCTGTTATGTTTCAGTGATGTAATACTTGGGCAGCTGTCGGCCAGCAGAGAACTTCCTGTTGCACTAATCAAAATCAAGATGCATTTGGCCATTCAACCGTGATGTTTTGAATTCGTTCAAAATGAGTTAAAGGGAGGCTTGCAGAGGCAGCTGGAGCAGCAAGTGGTGTGGTGCACTATGTTAGGCACCGAACATTACTCAAAAAAAGCGCTGGTTAACAGGTCTTTGTTTTACAAGCTGTATCAATACTGTCAGGTAGTGGCGTATGCTAAACATACGTTTACTTCTGAAGTTATTTTACTGTATGTAGGCTATTTTTGAAGGGTGTCTCTGAATCACTATAGTTTAGCTCACAGCAACAGTATTTAGTAAATACAGAGATGCTATTTctttgcactttttaaaataaaatgtgtgttggcctatatttaatttgttattgtAAATTCAATTTGTGTTGTATCATACAACCATATTACAACTATTATTATGCTCATGTATGATAACATACTGCGGTATTGAATAAAGGGCAGCTGATGCAGCTTTCATAATTTCTTCTAAATGCCTGTTGCCTCCACTCCTCTCCCCTCGAATCTCTTCCTGGATTTCTCTGCTCTCTACTCCTGTGGAagatgaggaaggagagaggagtcGAGGAGGTGAGAACTTGAGAAAGGGTGCCCGAGAGGTGAGTACTTGACAGGTCCATGCAGCGTGAGTTGAATGTAGGAGGGATTTAGATCACTGCGTCATGACGTGGCTGGCGGGAGTCGTGACGCTCGGTTCCTTGTTTTTAACGCAGCGCGGGAGATTTAGGAACAGAGCACCAAGTCAGCCGGGGAAGTTGTAAGTTGTCATACTTCTTTTCTCCAGTCACAGACAGTTACACAAACTTTCAAATGAGTCCGAGTTAAACGTGTGGTCCCGTAAACACCATGTAATGGTCCGACCGCTGAGATTGATACAGCGTAAGTTAGCTGCAGTGGCTGTATTGTTAGCGTGAATTTAGCTCAGATAGGGCAAATGGATGGGCATGTGTcacaaatgtttaatgttgaCGTGTTAGTCCTACCTTCACGTATGTATTACTCTGTTGTTCTGCTCTTCAGTCCGGTAGTTTTTGAAAATGCCTTGTGAGAGGAAGCCGATGCGCTACGGCCACTCGGAGGGACACACCGAGGTCTGCTTCGACGACTCTGGGAAGTAAGTCTGACGTTAAACGGTCTTTATATTCATGTTGCCACTGGGGCAAAGCAACGATACTGCACTTAAGTACGATTTTGAGGAAACTGTTATTTTATGAGTCCATCTACTTTCTGCTACTTCAACTGCTACACTACTCAAATTGCTTTGTGGATTCTGAATAAGACTACAACATCAAATAAGCCAAGTGTGATCTATTGTTTTAGGTGTAGATAAGATTATAATCGTAATTTCATGCATCTTCCttgtaaaataatatgtatatacTGTTGTATTGCTACCTTTACTTAAAAGGTCTGAGTACTGTCAACCTTTGGGTGTCTAAATCCCTGTAGCTCTCAATACAGCTTTTAAACTTCCCTCCTGCTTCACAATATTTCCATAAACTGATCCAACCATAATAAAATCGTCCTCAGGTACATTGTAACCTGTGGGAATGATGGAGATGTTCGGATATGGGAAGGTCTGGATGATGATGAACCAAAGTTCATCACGGTTGGGGAAAAGGCTTACTCTCTCGCACTCAAGGTTGGTCATCTGTCTTCTGGTTCTTCAGTGATGAGTGATTGATTTCTACCAAAACTATATCTTTCTGAAGAATCAGCTGTCAGTGGGGTAACGACATATGTTCCTGCCCCCAGAACAACAAGCTGGTGACAGCGAGCTCCAACAACACAGTGCAGATCCACACTTTTCCTGATGGAGATCCAGATGGCATCCTGACCCGGTTCACCACCAACGCAACACATGTCACCTTCAACAGCAGCGGCTCCAGGGTCGCTGCAGGATCCAGGTACTTATGATCACTTCTGAAAAATAGAGCTAGAAGCAGGAGATGAGTGATCACCTTGCTCTATCCTTTCATTAGCACCTTTAAAGCTCACATTACATCTAGTTTGTTTAAACGATACAAACCCaaactttgttgttttatgtggCACTATAACCTTTTTGTGGTCACTCATTTTATTTGCTAGTGACCTGACTAAAACAAATTCTCCATTTAATTTGAGGGGCACAGGCGATCCTGTGTCCCTGTTTTCCCTCCTATCCTAGGCTTAGCTACCCAGCTGCTGAAAGAAGCTACATATTTATGGTTTATACACGAGTGATATTTTTGCTATCTTATCATTAAATAATCTTATATAGCACCTTTTGACCACAAAGAacatcacaaagaaaaaaacaacaaaaggattAGCATTGGAGTATAATTTGAATTGGAAAAGATGTCTAAATAGggggctgttttttttaaggggccCTTAGTTTTGAAGTATAAAAGGGGCTTGGTTTAGGAGCATCCACCTTAAGTAACAGCCTTTTAGTTTCATCGTAAAACATCCAATAACCCCTGATCAGAGAGAGACCTGTGCTAGTATCAAGCAATGCATTGCTTTTCTGTTGCGGGCAGGAGCCTGACCATGCAATGTGCTTTAAATGATCACCAGAACCTTGAGTTGGAGTCTGATGGGAAAGCAAATCTTCATATTTCTCGAAATACCAAACTTAATGAATAGTTAGTTGTTCATGCACAAGTATAGTATGGATAATCTGAATCTCTGGAGACCCTAATTTACACCTTGTTTAAATGTACATCTGTTTTGAAAACAGATGAACAGTATATCTGCTAAAATACAAGGAGTACAATACGTCTATTTTTTCTAATATTAGAATTATTAAAACTTTTACTCAAGCTGGCAGACTTTATCAGTCAATGAACTCCTCCAAAAATTGTTTAAGGACAAACAGCATGGAATACAGAGACTCATCAATGACTGTAAAAGATGTACAAACACAGAGTTGATGAtcatagaaaaacattttagagaCATCTTCAGTTATTAGGACGTCTGATTTTTCTCACTTGTGATCCCACAGCTAGTGAGGAGCGAATGTCACTTTAACTTTTTGTCAAAAGGTGCATGTTCTGTCCGCTCCAGTAGAAGCTGTCGTGCGTAACGTGTCTGTTGTGTTCATCTTAACATGATAAACCCAGACTATGATCTCATtatgttcagtgttgttgttcCGGAACACACTCAGCAGTGCACCTGAATGATATTTCCAGCTCTCAGACACAGCAGCTTTTTGGATAGTCTTATGATTAGCCTTGATTGTAGATAACGGTCTGTTTGCTACCACAATTGATCCGCCCTAAACGGGTTTATCACAGCAATAAAAGCAGAGAGCATGGCGCCTTATTGATGCTGCTATTTCCACACCGGTAATTTCTCTTGTGGTATTGATTGTGACAAATTCAGGCATCTGAAGCTGTTAAGGTGAATTTGGCATCTGCATTCTGTCGGCCGTTGGAGGAAATCAGGATTATTTTGCTTCTCTCGTTCATTGATTTTACAATTTGTACTCGTGCTGGTTCACAGCTGATGTGCCCTTTCCCTCAAATCTGTCACGTGTGAGCATAGATTGCTTGcacatatttattaataattatttatcgGTTTACCCCTAGTGACTTCATGGTTAAAGTGGTGGAGGTGTCAGATAGCAGCCAGCAGAAAACTCTCCGGGGCCACGAAGCACCCGTCCTCAGTGTCACCTTTGACCCCAAAGACGACTTCCTGGTGGGTAAACCTTTTTCTCCGGATGTTAGAGATGCAACGCTGAGGTTGTTGGCTGTCAGTGTGCTAATGATTCTGAGACCCTGGTCTGAATTTAGCATCAACAGAACTTACTTATATCAACACAACCTCAGTCCCACTAAAGctttaataataatgacataTGTCCTGCTTTACTTAAAAGGTACAGCCTCATTTTTGGCTGGATTACAAATATGgatgtcaaactgttttgaCTTTTTCACAACAGCTGCAAAACTCTGTCTGCTCCCTCTATCAGGCATCCGCCAGCTGTGACGGCTCTGTGGTGGTGTGGAACATCAAGGAGCAGGTACGTCAGGGTTTCAGCACCTCGCACTGAACTGAACAATAAGCAAGCTTTTCATTTTATGTGCACTTGATTTTTGCAGTCTTTGAGATGTtgatctgtttgtgtctcttcagTCTCAGCTGATCAGCTTGCCTCTGCTCCAGAAGACCAACGACATCAGTAACGCAAAGTCTCTGTGTCGGCTGGCCTGGCAACCCGTGACGGCGAAGGTCAGTAACCTTTTTAGCCCCATTGCATTACATATGTCCTTTTCACTTCCTTAGAGCGAACCACATCTGTGATTAATGACTGAGTATGATGGCATTAAAGGcagatatttcatttcaaacaaaaaactgtttgtATGCATGTTCAGTTGTTAGCGGTTCCTGTGGAGTCGAAGGTGCAGCTGTACGAGCGAGGGTCCTGGGATCATGTGAGCACTCTGTCCGATGATCTGCTGACCCAGGTGAGgtccaggtgaacacacactgtacatgttCAGTCATCTTCATTACTCATTGTTGACACACTGAGAGAGATGAAACATAGTGAAATATCTGGTCCGTACGTTTTGTCAGAAATGTTGGCTGCTGCCATGATAGGAATTCAGTCTGTCAGAGGACAACACGGGATGATGCAGAAACCATGGAGAGCTAGAGTGTGTTACAACTAAAAAGCATGTTAACCTCGAACACATTTAGCTAAATCTGACTTTTCCTTTTCATACAGATAAGGTGGTTAAAGTGGTTGATTTATGTCTGATTGGTTCTCTGTTTACATGGTAAAGCTTTGATTTACTAGTGTTTGATGCTTCATCTGTAGCTCCTCAAACACaggttttaattaattaattcacaTGATGTAAAGGCTCTGTGACGAAGAAAGAAGTCTGAAATCCTTTTTACTTTCAAATTTGTCTTATTGttctgagtttttgtttttaatacatcTAGAAAATGCCAGCTCTTTAGATTATTGTCATGGTCATTTTGTCTGACACTGagatattttcatttatttgtaactGCAACAATATGTGTGTAATTTCTTCTGTTACATGCAGTAGATGACCAGAAATAACTTAACTAAATCTACTGGCAGTCCATTTCAAAACAGGACAAACGTTTGTATCCTTAAACTTAACTTAGCAACAATTCAGTAAATATGGACATGGGGATTCACAAAGTTATTTAAAGTGCGTAGTGTCAAGGTGGATGAGTGTTTGGTAGACAAACAACTTGTTTCTACATTCAACCACTCGCATCAAGCTCTGTGGATAATCTTAAGTCACCAGGTCTTGATTAGTGGTCAGGCACATTACTTTTGtttattctgaaaatgtattttcctcctTGTTGTCTCTCAGCTCATCAACGTGGTGGTCTGGTCTCCATGTGGGAAGTTCCTGGCAGCTGGCAGCGTGGGGGGTTCACTGACTGTGTGGGACGTGAACAGCAAGCTGTGTGTGGAAAGGTACGGGTACAAAATGTCATTTCTATATGAGGTATGTTTGAGTGGGGTATAACAAATATTGGTCCCTTGAAAGAATGAGGCTTGATGATTGGTGCACCATGGCCTTGATGACATGTGTAGTACATCCTGACACTAGCTATGTTCAGCATCACTACAGTTGAAGATGTCTCGTCTCTCTGCAGGCAGAAGCACGAGAAAGGCTTCACAGTGTGCGACTTGGCCTGGCACCCGTCAGGCAGCCAGATCGCCTACACCGACACAGAGGGCTGCCTGGGTCTGTTGGACGGACTCCGCACCTCCACCTCAAACACCACCAACACCGCTACAAAGGTATGCTCAGAAAACAAGAAACTAAGTGTTAAAGCCAGCTCAATAAAACCAACTGCAGCGGTAAAAGCTGAAGTTCTGTACTTAGTaacatattgtatatatatttttttttaccacttttaTTACTTAACCAATTAAGCATTTCACCCAAAAATTAATTGTATAAGTAGAGCTGGAATTATAAGTTGATCGCTCGacacaaaaataatgatgaGAAGCTTTTTCAAATCATTGTAAAATCATTCAACAGGTCTAGCTTCTTTAAAAGAGTTGAGGAGttgctgcttttccttttaatgGATGTTAATATTTCcaacacctccaccagagctAAATAAATTACACTTAtcgtttttaaaatgtcactaCCTCAAACCTATTGATTTGTCAAACCTTTACTGTCGTGTTTTGTACTTATTTTCCATGTGATGTTAATGCTTAATAACTGACTTTCAGCAGGCAGCGGGAACAAAACCAGGGAAAGACTACGATGCACTGTTCGACGACGATGATGACGACAGAGTCATGGATGAAGGGCTGAGCGACACCAACTCCCCGGTTAAGAAACCCGTCACCGGGGACGATGAGGATGACGACGATTTCCTCATGCCTGCGACCGGGAGGGTGAGGAACAGAGTCGCCATCCTGGATGATGAGAACTCCCTGGGTGAGTGGAAGAAGATATCAGGGACAGATGTGAGACTAAGGGAGataggaggaagaaaaaaacaacaacagtgaagGCTGCCAGAAACAACCGGactgaaggaaaacaaagaatgaCAAAAGCCCAATTGAATTCGCTCAACTCTCAAAGTTAATCCAGGGAATTTGCTTCATGATGAACTTAGTGTTTCAAATATGTATTGCTTTAATCTTGAGCAGAACATGCAAAACTCTAGTTGTGCTAGTTATGAACTGAAAACGATTATggtattattttacattatgcttatttttaaatcaatttctTGCAAATGTGACACCTGCCCTAGTATAGCTTCTTTTTACTGCATGTTTTAATCTATGAGTGGTTTAGTTTGAAACAAATGGAATGTTCCTATCACAATGTAAAAGATGTATTTTCCAATAACATACAGCAGAGAAAAGCTTCAATTCCACACGTTTAGGACCAGACATGTGTTCGCTTGATAAAGGGCTTGAATGAATAATGCATTGTCAAAGTTATAATTAACATTTCTTTGACCGATTCGTTGTTTCCACTACAAACCTTGCTGCTGGTTCGTGGATGGAGAAGACATTGCTCTCTgtttcatgtatgttttttttattcagacaCAGGGTCTCTGAAGCTCGGTCAGGACAAATTTGGAGACGATGACGACACGGGCAGTGGTATTGTGCCTGCAGCTGCCCCGCTGGTGCCCCTGCGCCCTGCCTATGAGGGGCCCATGCCAACACTCCCCCAGAAGGCCTTTCAGCCAGGCTCCACCCCTGCACACCTCACACACCGCTTCATGGTACAAATGAATGTCCTTTAATGCTTTTCTTTATTACATGACCTCTAAGACTTACTGAAAATGAAACCTCACACTGAGGGAAATATGAAAGATTGCATTAACACACAAACTGTGTCTCAGATTTGGAACTCGGTGGGAATAGTTCGAGACTACAACGACGACCAGGACAACGCCATTGATGTGGAGTTCCATGACACGGCCGTGCACCACGCGATGCACCTCACAAACACGCTGGGCCACACCGTGGCTGATCTTTCCCAGGAGGCCGTGCTGCTGGCCTGCCCCGGCACGGACGAGCTGGCCAGGTAAACCTTCTTCTAtcctttttcattctttttgttGAGTGTAAATTATAGTATAGGATATCTTTCTTAGGAACTATTCAACATGTGccaaacacaacaaaccacTACAAAATTAAGAACATAAAGGAAGTTTGGATGTAGAAATGTAACCCAAAACGTTATGGTGTAAGGGTTTTTTTAACTTGTGTGAATAGAGAGGCAAAAATGACCTACATTTAAGGAAAATGTCATTGTTACATCTGGAGACATTCTGGAATTCAATACCTAAGGAGTGCACATTTTATTGCAATTATAAAGAGATAGTGTTGTTGCTAATGAAAGATTTTTAACCCAGATATTGTTAATTGCAAGCAAGGCAATAATGAGTAGCGGGTGTAAAGCTGAGCCCCccaatatttagtttttctgcttcctctgttCTAGACTAAAGATACTCACAAGCTAGCATTTAGATACTGGTTGTTTATTGTTGAAAGTACAAACAAAaactatatataaaaataatctaTGAACCTGCTCCTCAGTAAGCTTCAGTGCCTCCACTTCTCGTCCTGGGACACCAACAAGGAATGGATGGTGGACCTCCCGCAGGGCGAGGACGTGCGGGCGTTGTGCTTGGGGCAGGGCTGGGCGGCGGTCGCCACCAGCGCGCTGATGATCAGAATCTTCTCCATCGGAGGGGTGCAGAAAGAAATCTTCAGCCTGCCGGGGAACGTGGTGTGCATGGTGGCACACGGAGAGCAGCTGCTCATAGTCTACCATCGGggttagacacacacactttttctgcatacacaattgttttgtttgaatgaaaagttgtattcaaatgaaatgaaaatctaaGCAGAGAAGTAGAgaatggtgtttttattttaatacaatttcattatttttttcaattggCAAAAGTAGTTTTTAGAAATAGTCATTTAAACCTCCCAAAAAATTACAGCATTCTCTGGAAAATGGCAGTAAAAATTGTGAGGTGTTACTTCATTTGTAGTGAAGGGTCCAAATCGAAATGCTGTGCTTCATTTGCCATCTTCAAGCTTTGATGTGTGCGCATGTGTCTCATTTCACATCCTCAGCTCCAGGGTTTGATGGGGAACAAGCTCTGGGTGtccagctgctgcagtttgGTCGGAGGAAGAGGCAGCTCATCCACGGGGAACCCCTCCCACTGTCCCACAGATCCTACCTGTCCTGGTTCGGATTCACTGCTGAAGGTCAGTTTGTGGAAAATTGATTCTCCTAGAAATAATCCCTCTGCTAACAGAAACGGCATTTCTCTCCAACTACACCCTCATCTTTGAGTTTTGTAAGATGACATCCTGGTTTCTTTTCAGGCACACCATCTTATGTGGATTCAGAGGGGGTGGTCCGGATGCTCAACCGCTCCGTGGGCAACACATGGACCCCTGTGTGTAACACCAGGGAAACCTGCAAGAGCAAATCAGATCACTATTGGGTGGTGGGAATACACGAGAACCCTCAGCAGCTCAGGTGAACTTTCGTAAAAACAGTCTCTATTCTCAGCtaggttttaaaatgtatgtcacATGAATAAAAAGTGCAGCTTAAGTTTAACTGTAGAAGTTTGTTTGATATGTTACAGTTCTTTTTTCCTTATGTtatccttttgttgttgtttgtttattattttgtgcTGAATGTCTCTCCTGAATGCAGCTTGTTTGTCTCGTCAGGTGTATTCCCTGTAAAGGCTCCCGGTACCCTCCCACTCTCCCCCGACCCGCTGTGGCCATCCTGCCCTTCAAGCTGCCTCTGTGTCAGACCTCCACAGAGAAAGGACAGATGGAGGTAAACACTCCCAACATACCAGACACCACTAACCAGTTCTGTGTAGAGACATTTACACCCAGTAACGGCTAGGTTTAACACCGCTAACGGAACCAACAGACAATGTCCAGCcgtggctcagtcagtaggggcttggactgggaatcgtagggtcgccggttcaagtccccaaacagacttgtaaaaatatggaaagtgaagtcccagttcacctcctaggccctgctgtggtgcccttgctccccgggcgctcCTTTCTCTaaagcacacaaaaaagaaTCACCTTCTGCACTAAGACTGAAATCTTTGGACGTTATGCTAGTTTATGATGCTCTTGCTTCTGATTGGACAGATCTCTAGACGTTTTATACTAACAGATTCACACGTTGCTAAAGCCTCTTCTAGCCTGAgatatttcttacattttaatcGCATAGTAATATACGATAAAGTACACCAGCATGATAAACTCTCCCCTGTAATGAGATCTGGAAATATACAGTCTTGTGTCCTCTGTCGTCCTCCAGGAGCAGTTCTGCCGCTCGGTCCTCTTCAGCAACCACTTCAGCTTCCTGTCGTCCAGCGGCTACGAGATCGACGAGGACGCTCAGAGTCAGTCCCAGAAGAATCAGCAGGAACTGCTCATGAAGATGTTCGCAGTGAGTCTGAATCCTGGCATAACATTTACCTATTTAATATCAGGGTCTCTGATGTTAGAGGCCTGCCTTGTTGTCTTTAGCTGTAGTTCAGA of the Eleginops maclovinus isolate JMC-PN-2008 ecotype Puerto Natales chromosome 4, JC_Emac_rtc_rv5, whole genome shotgun sequence genome contains:
- the wdhd1 gene encoding LOW QUALITY PROTEIN: WD repeat and HMG-box DNA-binding protein 1 (The sequence of the model RefSeq protein was modified relative to this genomic sequence to represent the inferred CDS: deleted 1 base in 1 codon) → MPCERKPMRYGHSEGHTEVCFDDSGKYIVTCGNDGDVRIWEGLDDDEPKFITVGEKAYSLALKNNKLVTASSNNTVQIHTFPDGDPDGILTRFTTNATHVTFNSSGSRVAAGSSDFMVKVVEVSDSSQQKTLRGHEAPVLSVTFDPKDDFLASASCDGSVVVWNIKEQSQLISLPLLQKTNDISNAKSLCRLAWQPVTAKLLAVPVESKVQLYERGSWDHVSTLSDDLLTQLINVVVWSPCGKFLAAGSVGGSLTVWDVNSKLCVERQKHEKGFTVCDLAWHPSGSQIAYTDTEGCLGLLDGLRTSTSNTTNTATKAAGTKPGKDYDALFDDDDDDRVMDEGLSDTNSPVKKPVTGDDEDDDDFLMPATGRVRNRVAILDDENSLDTGSLKLGQDKFGDDDDTGSGIVPAAAPLVPLRPAYEGPMPTLPQKAFQPGSTPAHLTHRFMIWNSVGIVRDYNDDQDNAIDVEFHDTAVHHAMHLTNTLGHTVADLSQEAVLLACPGTDELASKLQCLHFSSWDTNKEWMVDLPQGEDVRALCLGQGWAAVATSALMIRIFSIGGVQKEIFSLPGNVVCMVAHGEQLLIVYHRAPGFDGEQALGVQLLQFGRRKRQLIHGEPLPLSHRSYLSWFGFTAEGTPSYVDSEGVVRMLNRSVGNTWTPVCNTRETCKSKSDHYWVVGIHENPQQLRCIPCKGSRYPPTLPRPAVAILPFKLPLCQTSTEKGQMEEQFCRSVLFSNHFSFLSSSGYEIDEDAQSQSQKNQQELLMKMFALSCKLEREFRCVELAELMTQNVVTLAIRYASRSRRMALAQRLSEIALEKANLIQEEMPEEEEEQDYSSVRRPSGSGQSEAAQGRQSSRRYQEEEEEQEEEQREEEEGQEMEMDEASETKKRMNPFAKDAVSPVKITLTPTNKVGRANPFKVLGSGKPSSASSQPRVTNILDNMTASRKLSPLSGPAGKQNKNPVLKPLAPRPKTKTQSTLLQMSGTKASNKKTQVNTLPAADTHKQPEAPPPASPADNTENKRPKTGFQFWLEENRKSITADHPDHEETDIIKEAMGRFRTLSTEERLSWTERAKNGDTADLKKRKRAEGGAEGAETEKGQAEADENSAKKKKSLDPSSKLSAFAFNKN